In Panicum virgatum strain AP13 chromosome 5K, P.virgatum_v5, whole genome shotgun sequence, the genomic window ATTCACTTTGCCCGGAAGACCAACGTGCTGCTGCCATTAGTATTAGTTCACTGCAAACCTCCCTTCTAACGCGTCATGGATCAAGTAGTAGTCACGgaacacagagagagagagagagaaccacGCAACACAGAGATCAGCGCGTGGTGCGGAGGATGCCGTGGAAGGTGAGCGTGCCCTCGAGGTCCCCGATGATCCGCGCGATGCGCACCTCCAACCCCCGCTGCACGTCCCTCAGCAACGCCCCGGCCACGTCCATCAGCCTCCTCATGTCcacgccgtccccgccgccgccgcggccgaggcCCGGCGCGATCCTGGACTGCGTCTCCAGCAGCTTCTGCCCCGTGGCCACCATGAACCGCTGCAGCTGGAACGTCTCCTCCAGGAACTGCCCCAGCGCCGCGctctgctccccgccgccgccgtgccgccgccccacgctCCTCTTGCTCTCCTCCTGAAATCGAAACACAGAGACACCACACCACAGAGCGGTTAATCGACACATTCCTCCTCCTGAAATGCAGAAACATTCGTGGTGAAGATGATGGGATGCGAATTCAAATTCGTTTTCCGTACCATCCTTGCGCAAAGGTCGTCGATCTTGTCGTCGAGGGACTGGTAACGCTTGACGTGCTTGCTCAGGAAGGACATCATGGTCTGGTACCTCGTCCTCGGATGctgtctgcagcagctgctgctggctTCGCTCCCCGACGGCttccccgccgcggcctcctcctccctgcttTCCGcggccagcttctcgagcaccTGCAGCTGCTGCTTCAGCCGCTTGATCTTGTACGACACCGCCAGGGCGTGGATGTCCATCTTCCAAGCAGAGTTCGTGTTCGTCTTCTGGTCAGGCGGCACGACCACGAGCGCGAGCTCGGATGTCACCTCTTGGGAGCTGCTCGTGCTTGCCAGCGTCTCCGCATTGCCGGGGTCGGTGtacacctccttctcctcctcgatCTCAGACCTGAGTGACTGCCGAGCCGGGGCGTCGTGCTCCGtcgacgacgtcgccgccgcggcgcacgcGAGATCCCGGACCGGAACGACAAGCGCCTCTGCTGCCACCACGTTGAACGCCCTGTGATCGTCGTCCAGCTTGGTCTCTTGATGATACCGCGAGCTGCCGGATGGCAGCCGATCGGCTTCCGCCGACATTGTTCTGTGGATCTTCACGGGTGAACATGGGATGCAGCGGCCGTCGGCGGCGTCTTGGTCCTTGAGTGCCTGCGCTGGGAGCGCCTCCAGCTGCTCCTTGAGCGCCCTGTTCTCGTTCTCCCTGACCAGGAGCAGGGCGTCCACCCCGGCGCTGTGCCTCTCGTGCTGCGCCAGCCGCGCCTCCAGCTCCTGGATCCGGGACcggagccgcgccgcctcgACGTCCATGCTCACCGCCCGCCACCGGAACGCCTCCAGCTTCTCGTCCTTGAGCCGGAGCTGCTCCGTGAACGCCTCGACCTCCGCGGCGTGCCGGTGCTTGATCATGGCCGTGTACTTCTCCGTCTCCATCTGGAACCACTCCTGCAGGCCCTGGTACTCCTCCACGGCTGCACGCCGTACAAATCAAGATTTGCATTGTCAGAGAACTCTGGGATCTGAAGAACTGCTGTTTGTTCGCCATTTCTAATGTGTGTCTGACAATTAGTTTGGAAGAcggtgatgttttttttttctcaacagaacagaacatgtttttttttttgcggtagAACATGTTAGAACACAACAAAAACAAACTTTTTTCAATTGAATCCTGGGGACAGCATTTGTGAGCATGTGCTGACCAGATCAGTATAGGAGTACTCCTACCATTCACTTGAGTGAGCAGAAGGAAGCAGAGTATACAGGACAGAGCAGGCGGACATACCGGGCTTGTCGTCGACGTGGCTGGCATAGCGGTCGACGCATTCAATGGTGGTGGTCAGCTCCTTGGCCGTCGCCTGCCGGTGCTCCTTCTTGCCGCCGTCGCCCTCAACGTGGTCCACGA contains:
- the LOC120709507 gene encoding plectin-like, which encodes MAADHALPLAPASSASVSVHRAAGYCVGFSCALAALGAQGRVAGGCDLGARELALREMVAALERQAEELRQRRAEDAKANEKVAGIFASHEQRWLAERKSLRRQVHAVVAAARGREAKREEEAAELRRQLEEQRDAAALKDAALEQEIQRRGGAEDRLRAAEELRERAGKEAAEHAAELRKHKAAFVELASAQRQLEADLARAARLADTAEAELREALERRDEAASAAADLSAEAARLRRDADHKDKILSAMLRKSKIDMEDRKMLVREVKLCKARRKQAELEAERWRKMWESRGHRRGSSRSSARCAAEQPQPQPAGCSDKLLAADAAARETSDTKILFVDHVEGDGGKKEHRQATAKELTTTIECVDRYASHVDDKPAVEEYQGLQEWFQMETEKYTAMIKHRHAAEVEAFTEQLRLKDEKLEAFRWRAVSMDVEAARLRSRIQELEARLAQHERHSAGVDALLLVRENENRALKEQLEALPAQALKDQDAADGRCIPCSPVKIHRTMSAEADRLPSGSSRYHQETKLDDDHRAFNVVAAEALVVPVRDLACAAAATSSTEHDAPARQSLRSEIEEEKEVYTDPGNAETLASTSSSQEVTSELALVVVPPDQKTNTNSAWKMDIHALAVSYKIKRLKQQLQVLEKLAAESREEEAAAGKPSGSEASSSCCRQHPRTRYQTMMSFLSKHVKRYQSLDDKIDDLCARMEESKRSVGRRHGGGGEQSAALGQFLEETFQLQRFMVATGQKLLETQSRIAPGLGRGGGGDGVDMRRLMDVAGALLRDVQRGLEVRIARIIGDLEGTLTFHGILRTTR